The following proteins are encoded in a genomic region of Nicoliella spurrieriana:
- a CDS encoding glucose-6-phosphate isomerase produces the protein MTNVSFDESALANFVEPNELNEIKPMLNTARDELVNGTGVESEMREWLTLPKDYDKEEFDRIKQAAKQIQSDSKVLVVIGIGGSYLGAKMALDFLHDNFYESTPDDQRDFPQVIFAGNSISGSYVHDLVKLIGDRDFSVNVISKSGTTTEPSIAFRIFRKLLVAKYGEDDAKKRIYVTTDAKNGALRKEVAANGYESFVIPDGIGGRYSVLCPVGLLPIAASGVDIDELMQGAADAQDFYTTKPLTENGALQYAAYRNILYRKGYTNEILENYEPNLRFLAEWWKQLAGETEGKDNKGIYPSSANFSTDLHSLGQYIQQGMRNLMETVVKIEQPPFDVDVPKTGDNGDGIEYLEGRTMNYVNEKAFESVILAHTNGGVPNMVVNVKDQSAYSLGELIYFFEFGIAVSAYLNGINPFNQPGVEDYKKNMFALLGKPGYEDLKHQIEINAAAKNQKQAINSEESKNTAK, from the coding sequence AAACGTATCATTTGATGAATCAGCATTAGCAAACTTTGTTGAACCCAATGAATTAAATGAAATTAAGCCAATGTTAAACACTGCTCGTGACGAACTAGTCAACGGAACCGGCGTTGAAAGTGAAATGCGTGAATGGTTGACCCTTCCTAAGGATTACGATAAGGAAGAATTTGACCGAATTAAGCAGGCTGCAAAGCAAATTCAATCAGATTCAAAGGTATTAGTAGTAATTGGAATTGGGGGTTCATACTTAGGTGCTAAGATGGCCCTTGATTTCTTGCATGATAATTTTTATGAATCCACACCAGATGACCAACGTGATTTCCCACAGGTAATCTTCGCTGGGAATTCAATTAGTGGTTCATACGTGCATGACCTTGTGAAGTTGATTGGTGACCGTGACTTTTCAGTGAACGTCATTTCTAAGTCAGGGACTACGACTGAACCATCAATCGCATTCCGGATTTTCCGGAAGTTATTGGTTGCAAAGTACGGTGAAGATGACGCTAAGAAGCGGATCTACGTTACTACCGATGCTAAGAACGGTGCTTTAAGAAAAGAAGTGGCTGCTAACGGATATGAATCATTTGTTATCCCAGATGGAATCGGTGGCCGTTATTCCGTCCTTTGCCCGGTGGGATTATTACCAATTGCTGCTTCAGGGGTCGATATTGATGAATTAATGCAGGGAGCTGCTGATGCACAGGATTTCTACACCACCAAGCCATTGACTGAAAATGGTGCGTTACAATATGCAGCCTATCGGAATATCCTGTACCGGAAGGGCTATACCAATGAAATCTTGGAAAACTACGAACCTAACCTCCGCTTCCTAGCTGAATGGTGGAAGCAACTAGCTGGTGAAACCGAAGGAAAGGATAATAAGGGCATTTACCCTAGTTCCGCTAACTTTTCGACTGATTTGCACTCACTGGGTCAATATATTCAACAAGGAATGCGAAACCTAATGGAAACGGTCGTTAAGATTGAACAACCACCATTTGATGTTGACGTTCCAAAGACCGGCGATAACGGTGATGGAATCGAATACCTTGAAGGGCGGACCATGAACTACGTTAATGAAAAGGCGTTCGAAAGTGTTATTTTGGCTCACACTAATGGTGGGGTGCCAAACATGGTGGTTAACGTTAAGGACCAAAGCGCTTACAGCTTAGGTGAATTGATCTACTTCTTCGAATTTGGAATCGCAGTTTCTGCTTACTTGAATGGAATTAACCCATTCAATCAACCAGGGGTTGAAGATTACAAGAAGAACATGTTTGCCCTCCTTGGGAAGCCTGGCTATGAAGATTTGAAACATCAAATTGAAATTAATGCTGCTGCGAAGAACCAAAAGCAAGCCATTAATAGCGAAGAGTCTAAAAATACTGCTAAATAG
- a CDS encoding GNAT family N-acetyltransferase, with protein sequence MKWICCRFNELTNHQIWEMYHIRAETFCVQQQRTFVDADKEDLTAHHVLGFNEHDELVAYARFYEVGAYLDFGRVLTVPAVRGKGIGKQLMEYLMQQIERVYPGHREIIITAQADKQGFYERFGFVPQGDVFIHEQTPHIKMIRK encoded by the coding sequence ATGAAATGGATTTGCTGTCGTTTTAATGAATTAACGAACCACCAAATTTGGGAAATGTACCACATTCGGGCTGAAACGTTTTGTGTTCAACAACAGCGGACGTTTGTGGATGCAGATAAGGAAGATTTAACTGCGCACCATGTTTTAGGATTCAACGAGCATGATGAATTAGTCGCATACGCCCGGTTCTACGAAGTCGGTGCATATTTGGACTTCGGGCGGGTGTTAACGGTGCCTGCAGTTCGTGGCAAGGGGATTGGTAAGCAGCTCATGGAGTACTTAATGCAACAAATTGAACGCGTTTATCCCGGTCATCGTGAAATTATAATTACTGCGCAGGCTGATAAGCAGGGGTTCTACGAACGGTTCGGATTCGTCCCGCAAGGGGATGTCTTTATCCATGAACAGACTCCACATATTAAAATGATTCGGAAGTAG
- a CDS encoding GNAT family N-acetyltransferase yields the protein MADIYTRPGRLTDLPAIMAIIAEAKRFLSDSGSPQWQDGYPDESTLRNDIENGTNYVLIDGGQVAGTATLLFITEPSYHDIDGAWQNDDDRYATIHRIAIASQFRGHHLSNYFFANLITIAAVNNIHNVRFDTHRLNVVMQSIGKHFNFQYRGIIEVNEPRDPKRLAYELNM from the coding sequence ATGGCTGATATTTATACTAGGCCGGGGCGATTAACTGACCTTCCGGCAATTATGGCAATCATTGCTGAAGCAAAGCGGTTTTTAAGCGATAGTGGGAGTCCGCAATGGCAGGATGGCTATCCAGATGAGTCAACGCTACGGAATGATATTGAAAACGGAACGAACTACGTCTTAATTGATGGTGGTCAGGTGGCCGGCACTGCTACATTATTATTTATCACCGAACCTAGTTACCATGATATTGATGGGGCCTGGCAAAACGATGATGATCGTTATGCCACCATCCATCGAATCGCCATTGCTAGTCAGTTCCGCGGCCATCATTTAAGTAACTACTTTTTTGCGAATTTAATTACAATTGCTGCTGTAAATAATATTCATAACGTGCGTTTTGACACCCACCGCCTTAATGTGGTGATGCAATCGATTGGAAAGCATTTTAACTTTCAATATCGAGGGATAATTGAGGTAAATGAACCCCGCGATCCAAAACGATTGGCGTATGAATTAAATATGTAA
- a CDS encoding DUF4811 domain-containing protein has translation MIIVALLIGVFGTFISFVYIKNIPLRAILTTLGLVILFGSTWASIANDNSHFMMDKKTTTTNRRIYATQSKSGLNLMVYQNLGTQKKHDVQTYKKTADQKTPSHTQVDEFTTNKIKYVSGNHATLKTTTTNWEFTKAGKFWFGANNWKLGNDKSDFKLVKRVNTFSIPKSWIHLSKNQAQQLAKQMKKSQTSTKQQQAMIKQQGQAFVQAKLKAALTQNPKLATDKAAQQKLAKQAAAEFKQQLVQKQTAQLKKTVKTFKE, from the coding sequence ATGATAATTGTTGCACTATTAATCGGGGTGTTCGGAACGTTCATTAGTTTCGTCTACATCAAGAATATCCCGCTCAGAGCAATCCTGACGACGTTGGGATTAGTAATTTTATTTGGATCAACCTGGGCATCGATTGCAAATGATAACAGTCATTTCATGATGGATAAGAAAACTACCACCACGAATCGTCGAATCTATGCGACCCAAAGTAAAAGTGGCCTAAACCTAATGGTCTACCAAAATCTGGGTACCCAAAAGAAACATGACGTCCAAACCTATAAGAAGACTGCAGACCAGAAAACCCCTAGCCACACCCAAGTGGATGAATTCACGACTAACAAGATTAAGTACGTTAGTGGAAATCATGCAACTTTAAAAACTACCACCACGAATTGGGAATTTACTAAGGCCGGAAAATTTTGGTTCGGTGCTAATAACTGGAAGTTAGGAAATGATAAAAGCGATTTTAAACTGGTTAAACGGGTAAATACGTTCTCCATTCCAAAGAGTTGGATTCATCTCTCCAAAAATCAAGCCCAACAACTAGCTAAGCAAATGAAGAAATCTCAAACTAGTACTAAGCAACAACAAGCAATGATTAAGCAACAGGGACAGGCATTTGTTCAGGCGAAGCTAAAGGCTGCCCTAACTCAAAATCCAAAGTTAGCAACTGATAAAGCGGCCCAACAAAAGTTAGCTAAACAAGCTGCTGCTGAGTTCAAACAACAATTAGTCCAAAAACAAACCGCGCAATTAAAAAAGACGGTTAAGACCTTTAAGGAATAA
- a CDS encoding MDR family MFS transporter, translated as MNKENNSAKQSGTGIISAILLIGTFACVLSQMLLTTALPKLMTAFDINTSTVQWLTTGFLMVNGIMIPISGFLGRRINTKWLFLGAMTVFLIGCIVSYVAPNFAILFVGRIIQAFGTGIMMPLLQTIMFSLFPPEKRGAALGLVGIVVGVAPAIGPTLSGWIVDSFNWRDLFGMEIPIIIGVIILGLIFMRPVLPTTNEKIDIASIVLSTVGFGALLYGFSSVGNDGWGSTTVITSLIIGVVVVAIFVRRELKLKKPFLEMRVFKYPKFTLGTILSTIMMVAMFGVETILPIYLQNVHGLSALDSGLTLLIGALMMALMSPITGKAFDKFGARRLAMVGVLLLTVGTIPFMYLNATTPVAFIVTFYTIRMIGIAMVLMPVTTYGMNALPNELISDGTAANNTVRQIGGSIGSAIIVSILSNVTSDAKPAHHLLTQNPIAYKVQAINAVIDGYHAAFLFAAAFCILGLIVTFFLTDKKKAK; from the coding sequence GCTAAACAAAGTGGAACTGGAATCATCTCAGCCATTTTGTTAATTGGGACATTCGCGTGTGTCCTTTCACAAATGTTACTAACCACTGCCCTGCCCAAATTAATGACGGCTTTTGACATTAACACTTCAACGGTGCAATGGTTAACCACTGGATTCTTGATGGTGAACGGAATTATGATTCCGATTTCGGGATTTCTGGGACGGCGTATCAATACTAAATGGTTGTTCCTTGGTGCAATGACCGTGTTCTTGATTGGTTGTATTGTTTCCTATGTGGCCCCAAACTTTGCCATCCTATTTGTGGGAAGAATTATCCAAGCCTTTGGGACTGGGATTATGATGCCGCTACTACAAACCATTATGTTCTCTTTGTTCCCACCAGAAAAAAGAGGAGCTGCCCTTGGGCTTGTTGGAATCGTAGTCGGCGTGGCCCCCGCAATTGGTCCGACCCTTTCCGGTTGGATCGTTGATTCGTTCAACTGGCGGGACCTGTTCGGAATGGAAATTCCAATCATTATTGGTGTGATCATATTAGGATTAATCTTTATGCGCCCGGTTCTCCCAACTACGAATGAAAAAATTGATATTGCATCAATTGTACTATCAACAGTTGGTTTTGGTGCATTACTATACGGATTTTCATCCGTCGGAAACGACGGTTGGGGCTCAACGACGGTTATCACTTCATTAATCATTGGAGTCGTCGTGGTAGCAATCTTCGTTCGGCGGGAACTTAAACTCAAAAAACCATTCTTGGAAATGCGAGTATTCAAGTATCCTAAGTTCACCCTTGGGACCATCTTAAGTACAATTATGATGGTCGCCATGTTCGGAGTGGAAACAATCCTACCTATCTACCTACAAAACGTCCACGGCTTAAGTGCACTAGATTCAGGACTGACCCTATTAATCGGTGCATTAATGATGGCGCTAATGAGTCCCATTACTGGGAAGGCATTTGATAAATTTGGTGCAAGACGGCTCGCAATGGTTGGGGTGTTGCTTCTAACTGTTGGAACCATTCCATTTATGTACCTCAATGCTACGACCCCAGTTGCATTTATCGTAACCTTCTACACGATTAGAATGATCGGAATTGCAATGGTATTAATGCCCGTTACCACTTATGGAATGAATGCCCTTCCAAATGAATTAATCTCAGATGGAACGGCGGCTAACAACACGGTTAGACAAATTGGTGGTTCGATTGGATCAGCAATTATCGTTTCTATCCTGTCTAACGTCACAAGCGATGCTAAACCAGCCCATCACTTGCTAACCCAAAATCCGATTGCATATAAGGTTCAAGCCATCAATGCCGTTATCGATGGTTACCACGCAGCATTTCTATTTGCCGCAGCCTTTTGTATTCTAGGATTAATCGTAACGTTCTTCTTAACTGACAAGAAGAAAGCTAAGTAG